A DNA window from Acropora palmata chromosome 12, jaAcrPala1.3, whole genome shotgun sequence contains the following coding sequences:
- the LOC141860870 gene encoding uncharacterized protein LOC141860870: MSDKDGHERVYVKAIQYHEKHLKIAKEIGDRAGEGGAYGNLGNAYDLLGDYQKAIEYHEKHLKIAKEIGDRAGEGRAYGNLGNAYLSLGDYQKAIEYHEKHLKIAKEIGDRAGEGRAYGNLGNAYQSLGDYQKAIEYHEKDLKIAKEIGDRAGEGKAYGNLGIPYRSLGDYQKAIEYHEKDLKIAKEIGDRAEEGGTYGNLGNAYDLLGDYQKAIEYHKKHLKIAKEIGDRAGEGGAYGNLGNPYDSLGDYQKAIEYRQKHLKIAKEIGDRAGEGGAYGNLGNAYDSLGDYQKAIEYHEKHLKIAKEIGDRAGEGVAYGNLGNAYQSLGDYQKAIEYHEKDLKIAKEIGDRAGEGRAYGNLGNAYQSLGDYEKALGYHEKHLKIAKEIGDRDGEGIGFHNIGIAFFSLGHFGNAADNFGSAVDAFNGVRACLKSKDDWKINFRELYETTNTFLWKSLLRLEKLDEALFAAERGRAQTLTDNLLIQYKLPASKLAATIHLKEIVSRFFTELSSPTLFLAIEGLTINIWLLRRGKKVTFRKGKLEGDRTDKFPVRALLQSCLEKIGTDVRVRCEDRSFDELTRDCPFSREVCEEVKKSFQSLDNPFKVFYDGIIGPIVDMLGPQDDEMVIVPDGALCFTPWAAVNESIRIRTVPSLTSYQLILNVPEGHHKKTGALLVGNPCLKDLKEDLDDLPYAQKEVESIASILNTTPLVGRQATKAEVMKQMSSVGLIHIAAHGDELTGEIALSPNPGWTSQFPKKKDFILKMSDVQAANLRARLVVLSCCHSGRGRILKGEGVVGIARAFLAAGARSVLVALWAIDDEATMVFMKSFYQHLKEGKPASVAVHQSIKCLRESKEFSEMRHWAPFQLIGDDVKIEFKVDDDVKD; encoded by the coding sequence ATGAGTGACAAAGACGGACATGAGAGGGTCTACGTAAAAGCCAttcagtatcatgaaaaacatttgaaaattgcaaaagaaatcggtgatcgggccggagaaggaggagcttatggaaatctcggtaatgcttacgacttactgggtgactatcaaaaagccatcgagtatcatgaaaaacatttgaaaattgcaaaagaaatcggtgatcgggccggagaaggacgagcttatggaaatctcggtaatgcttacctgtcactgggtgactatcaaaaagccatcgagtatcatgaaaaacatttgaaaattgcaaaagaaatcggtgatcgggccggagaaggacgagcttatggaaatctcggtaatgcttaccagtcactgggtgactatcaaaaagccatcgagtatcatgaaaaagatttgaaaattgcaaaagaaatcggtgatcgggccggagaaggaaaagcctatggaaatctcggtattccttaccggtcactgggtgactatcaaaaagcaatcgagtatcatgaaaaagatttgaaaattgcaaaagaaatcggtgatcgggccgaaGAAGGAGGAACCTATGggaatctcggtaatgcttacgacttactgggtgactatcaaaaagccattgagtatcataaaaaacatttaaaaattgcaaaagaaatcggtgatcgggccggagaaggaggagcttatggaaatctcggtaatccTTAtgactcactgggtgactatcaaaaagccatcgagtatcgtcaaaaacatttgaaaattgcaaaagaaatcggtgatcgggccggagaaggaggagcttatggaaatctcggtaatgcttacgactcactgggtgactatcaaaaagccatcgagtaccatgaaaaacatttgaaaattgcaaaagaaatcggtgatcgggccggagaaggagtagcttatggaaatctcggtaatgcttaccagtcactgggtgactatcaaaaagccatcgagtatcatgaaaaagatttgaaaattgcaaaagaaatcggtgatcgggccggagaaggacgagcttatggaaacctcggtaatgcttaccagtcactgggtgactatgaAAAAGCCCTtgggtatcatgaaaaacatttgaaaattgcaaaagaaatcggtgatcgggacGGAGAAGGAATTGGTTTTCACAACATTGGAATTGCATTCTTTTCTCTTGGACATTTTGGAAACGCGGCAGATAATTTTGGTTCCGCTGTGGACGCCTTTAATGGTGTGAGAGCTTGCTTGAAGTCTAAAGatgattggaaaataaactttcgtgAGCTGTACGAGACGACGAACACGTTCTTATGGAAGTCGTTGCTAAGACTTGAAAAGTTGGATGAGGCTTTGTTTGCGGCTGAAAGGGGACGAGCGCAGACTTTGACTGATAATTTGCTGATTCAATATAAACTCCCTGCATCCAAGCTAGCTGCTACAATTCACCTCAAAGAGATAGTATCTCGCTTCTTCACAGAGCTTTCTTCACCAACACTTTTCCTAGCAATTGAAGGACTAACGATCAATATCTGGCTTCTAAGGAGGGGAAAGAAAGTTACATTTCGGAAAGGGAAGCTGGAGGGTGATAGAACAGACAAATTTCCTGTGCGGGCGTTACTGCAATCATGTCTAGAAAAAATAGGAACTGATGTTCGTGTAAGATGTGAAGATCGCTCATTTGATGAACTCACCCGTGATTGCCCGTTTAGCAGAGAAGTGTGCGAAGAAGTGAAGAAGTCATTTCAGTCTTTAGACAATCCTTTTAAGGTATTTTATGATGGAATTATTGGCCCAATTGTTGACATGCTTGGACCTCAAGACGACGAGATGGTCATTGTTCCTGATGGTGCGCTGTGCTTTACTCCATGGGCCGCAGTTAATGAATCGATTAGGATTCGCACTGTTCCATCTcttacaagttatcaattgatcttaaATGTACCCGAAGGCCATCACAAGAAAACAGGGGCGCTCTTGGTCGGAAATCCTtgcttgaaagatttgaaggAAGACTTGGACGACTTACCATATGCTCAAAAGGAAGTAGAATCAattgcatcaattctcaaCACGACACCTCTAGTCGGGagacaggcaacaaaagctgaagtgatgaaacagatgtcgtcagttggtttaattcatattgctgcCCACGGAGACGAACTCACTGGAGAAATTGCCTTGTCCCCAAACCCTGGATGGACTTCACAATTCCCTAAGAAGAaggattttattttaaaaatgtcgGATGTGCAGGCTGCCAAtcttcgagctcgtcttgtggtcttaagttgctgtcacagtggacgaggcagaATCTTGAAGGGCgagggtgtggtcggtatcgcacgtgccttcttggcagctggtgctcgttctgtgttggtggccctgtgggcaatagatgacgaagcgaccatggtgttcatgaaaagtttctaccaacacctgaaggaaggaaaacccGCCAGTGTTGCTGTTCACCAATCGATAAAATGCCTTCGGGAATCTAAGGAGTTTTCTGAGATGAGGCactgggctccattccaacttatcggagatgacGTGAAGATTGAGTTCAAGGTGGATGATGATGTCAAAGACTGA